A DNA window from Agarivorans sp. TSD2052 contains the following coding sequences:
- a CDS encoding TOBE domain-containing protein, whose protein sequence is MGKIKSSHHTAAGHGNIARSQLAPFLSDHRIKLLDAIHQHGSLSAAARALPMSYKAAWDALDAMNNLADQPLVVKHSGGKQGGGTSLTRYALRLVALYKALDQEYQQAYQQLEPKLHAPLSEDDLHVAQYRQLLRRMSVRSSARNQLAGTVVAISLGAVNSLVKVEVSEGVIIVAMISCESLSPLSIAVGSQVLCLIKASHMMVQPPNQHQLFTNNQLLAKVARITKGAVCDDISMTIAGQKTLAAVVPCETVASLALAESSQVTVSFSASSVIVCCY, encoded by the coding sequence GTGGGTAAAATTAAATCTAGTCATCATACCGCTGCGGGTCATGGCAATATTGCCCGCAGCCAGTTAGCGCCATTTCTTAGTGACCATAGAATAAAGCTGTTAGATGCCATTCATCAGCATGGTTCTTTAAGTGCGGCAGCACGTGCATTGCCAATGTCTTATAAGGCGGCTTGGGACGCTTTAGATGCCATGAACAACTTAGCTGATCAGCCGCTAGTGGTTAAACACAGTGGCGGTAAACAGGGTGGGGGGACTAGCCTAACCCGCTATGCCTTGCGTTTAGTCGCGTTGTATAAAGCTTTAGACCAAGAATACCAACAAGCCTATCAGCAGCTAGAACCCAAGTTACACGCCCCCCTTAGTGAAGACGATTTACACGTTGCCCAATATCGCCAATTGCTGCGCCGAATGAGCGTGCGCAGCAGTGCCCGAAACCAACTCGCTGGCACAGTGGTAGCGATTAGTTTAGGCGCGGTAAACAGCCTAGTGAAGGTAGAAGTTTCAGAAGGGGTAATTATCGTGGCAATGATTAGTTGTGAGTCTTTAAGCCCCTTATCTATAGCGGTTGGTAGTCAGGTTTTGTGTTTGATAAAAGCCTCTCATATGATGGTTCAACCGCCCAATCAACATCAACTATTCACCAATAACCAATTATTAGCAAAGGTAGCGCGGATCACTAAAGGCGCGGTATGTGACGACATCAGCATGACGATTGCCGGACAGAAAACGCTGGCAGCGGTGGTGCCTTGCGAAACCGTAGCAAGCTTAGCCTTAGCAGAATCGAGCCAGGTTACTGTTAGCTTTTCGGCTTCTTCAGTGATTGTTTGTTGTTATTAA